The following coding sequences lie in one Rutidosis leptorrhynchoides isolate AG116_Rl617_1_P2 chromosome 4, CSIRO_AGI_Rlap_v1, whole genome shotgun sequence genomic window:
- the LOC139841420 gene encoding uncharacterized protein: MPLLDSLTAILLLLLLRVIYIHASVHIYAGNKFERKGNAFVIHGGSEGIYYSHPNLNDSATSSNGDAYIRFEKIVFRRPQEVSNFSTGLIYAILFEMDDRETIGGSAYGGQRAICCTADLAKLGACKEGEIIHRLSTTNPGWPDVFGVSFDINEETSTMEPRSVQITKTGMYNLYFMHCEQRLVDVVVEGKTIWKNPSGYLPGRMAPLLNFYGFMSLAFLILGIFWFSQYARFWKEVLHLQNCITLVITLGMFEMALWYFDYAEFNESGVRPTGITVWAVTFGTVKRTVSRLIILTVSMGYGVVRPTLGGLTSKVVMLGGTFFVASEVLELVEHVGAVSDLSGKAMLFLSLPVAVLDAFFVLWIFTSLSSTLNKLQAKRMMAKLDIYRKFTNALAVAVIVSVGWICYELYFKSTDIYNEQWQNAWIIPAFWHVLSFSLLCVICALWAPSQNSMRYAYSGDGSEEFDKEDTLTLIKPSPVAVSTKDVTELRSIHSDDDDLEEDKTE; encoded by the exons ATGCCGTTACTGGATTCGTTGACAGCGATATTGTTGCTACTCTTACTTAGGGTTATATACATTCACGCGTCTGTACATATATACGCCGGAAATAAATTCGAGAGAAAAGGAAATGCATTTGTAATACATGGCGGAAGTGAGGGAATCTATTACTCTCACCCTAATCTCAATGATTCTGCAACATCTTCCAATGGCGACGCATATATTCG TTTTGAGAAGATCGTATTCCGAAGGCCTCAAGAGGTTTCAAATTTTAGCACAGGGTTGATTTACGCCATTCTATTTGAGATGGATGACCGAGAGACCATTGGTGGATCGGCCTATGGAGGCCAAAGAGCTATCTGCTGTACTGCAGATTTAGCAAAGTTGGGTGCGTGTAAGGAAGGGGAAATTATTCACCGCCTGTCCACAACAAATCCTGGATGGCCTGATGTGTTTGGTGTTTCGTTTGATATCAATGAGGAGACTTCCACCATGGAACCAAGGTCCGTGCAGATCACAAAAACTGGAATGTATAATCTGTATTTCATGCATTGTGAACAAAGACTCGTTGATGTTGTTGTAGAAGGTAAAACTATATGGAAAAATCCTAGTGGGTACCTTCCGGGTAGAATGGCACCACTGCTAAACTTTTATGGGTTCATGTCTCTTGCATTTCTAATCCTGGGGATCTTTTGGTTCTCCCAGTATGCAAGATTTTGGAAAGAGGTTCTTCACTTGCAGAATTGTATAACACTAGTTATTACATTGGGGATGTTCGAGATGGCATTATGGTATTTTGATTATGCAGAGTTTAATGAAAGTGGGGTGCGGCCAACGGGGATTACCGTATGGGCGGTAACCTTTGGCACTGTTAAACGCACCGTTTCACGTTTGATTATCCTTACGGTTTCTATGGGATATGGTGTTGTAAGACCCACGTTGGGTGGTCTCACTTCAAAAGTTGTCATGCTGGGGGGGACGTTCTTTGTTGCTTCTGAAGTGCTTGAACTGGTTGAACATGTTGGTGCTGTCAGTGATCTTTCAGGAAAGGCAATGCTATTCTTATCACTCCCCGTGGCTGTCTTGGATGCATTCTTTGTTTTATGGATATTCACATCTCTTTCTTCGACTCTGAATAAGCTCCAG GCTAAACGAATGATGGCCAAACTAGACATATACAGGAAATTCACAAATGCATTGGCTGTAGCTGTAATTGTGTCGGTGGGCTGGATATGCTATGAG CTCTATTTCAAGTCAACAGATATATATAATGAGCAATGGCAAAATGCTTGGATCATCCCTGCCTTCTGGCACGTTCTGTCATTTTCTCTTCTCTGTGTCATCTGTGCTCTTTGGGCACCGTCTCAGAATTCAATGCG ATATGCTTACTCTGGTGATGGGAGTGAAGAATTTGACAAGGAGGATACCTTAACGCTCATAAAACCATCCCCCGTGGCTGTTTCTACAAAAGATGTAACCGAATTAAGATCGATTcacagtgatgatgatgatttggaaGAAGATAAAACAGAGTAA
- the LOC139840290 gene encoding 25.3 kDa vesicle transport protein SEC22-1: MVKLTMIARVTDGLPLAEGLDDGRDLQDAEFYKQQVKALFKNLSRGQNEASRMSVETGPYVFHYIIEGRVCYLTMCDRAYPKKLAFQYLEDLKNEFERGYGNQIETAARPYAFIKFDTFIQRTKKLYQDTRTQRNISKLNDELYEVHQIMTRNVQEVLGVGEKLDQVSQMSSRLTSESRIYADKAKDLNRQALIKKWAPVAIVLGVVIFLFWVRKKIW, from the exons ATGGTGAAGCTGACCATGATTGCACGTGTCACCGACGGTCTTCCGCTAGCTGAGGGATTGGATGATGGACGTGATTTGCAAGATGCGGAGTTCTACAAACAGCAAGTCAAGGCATTGTTCAAGAACCTGTCAAGGGGACAAAATGAAGCTTCAAGAATGTCTGTTGAAACTGGCCCTTACGTCTTCCA CTATATTATTGAAGGGCGGGTATGCTACTTAACAATGTGTGATCGAGCTTATCCTAAGAAACTTGCTTTTCAATATCTCGAAGATCTTAAGAACGAATTTGAGCGTGGTTATGGGAATCAAATTGAAACTGCTGCAAGACCATATGCTTTCATAAAATTTG ATACTTTTATACAGAGGACTAAGAAATTGTACCAGGACACAAGAACTCAGAGGAACATTTCTAAGTTGAATGATGAACTTTATGAAGTTCACCAAATAATGACTCGTAATGTACAAGAAGTCCTTGGTGTTGGTGAAAAATTGGACC AGGTCAGTCAGATGTCAAGTCGGTTAACATCAGAATCTCGCATATATGCTGATAAAGCAAAAGATCTGAACCGACAG GCTCTGATCAAGAAATGGGCACCTGTTGCAATTGTTCTTGGAGTTGTTATTTTCCTGTTCTGGGTCAGAAAGAAGATATGGTGA